A genomic stretch from Elusimicrobiota bacterium includes:
- a CDS encoding RpiB/LacA/LacB family sugar-phosphate isomerase, producing MKLVIGSDHGGFEAKGRLLKFMQGLGHEVVDFGCYSPDAVDYPDIAQLVGEAVARGEFEQGFLLDGFGGAVCMAANKVRGVRAVCAYDLVSARFAAAHDDANVLCLGGKTHGELMLQEILKTFFSTPFEGSRHERRLAKVAAIEAKHLGGRV from the coding sequence ATGAAGCTTGTCATCGGCTCCGACCACGGCGGCTTCGAGGCGAAAGGCCGCCTCCTCAAGTTCATGCAGGGCCTGGGGCACGAGGTCGTCGACTTCGGCTGCTACAGCCCCGACGCCGTGGACTACCCCGACATCGCCCAGCTCGTCGGCGAGGCGGTCGCGCGCGGCGAGTTCGAGCAAGGCTTCCTGCTCGACGGCTTCGGCGGCGCGGTGTGCATGGCGGCCAACAAGGTCCGCGGCGTGCGCGCCGTCTGCGCCTACGACCTCGTCAGTGCCCGCTTCGCGGCCGCCCACGACGACGCCAACGTGCTCTGCCTCGGCGGCAAGACGCACGGGGAGCTCATGCTGCAGGAGATCCTCAAGACCTTCTTCTCGACGCCCTTCGAGGGCAGCCGCCACGAGCGGCGCCTCGCGAAGGTCGCCGCCATCGAGGCGAAGCACCTCGGAGGCCGCGTTTGA
- a CDS encoding EutN/CcmL family microcompartment protein, giving the protein MKFARVVGRVFCTCQYPTLDGKKLLLIQPRDWETGADKGDPLVACECVGAGASEDVVWVASREAAVAFPDLPPIDAAVVGIVEGRHVRDFRKEARR; this is encoded by the coding sequence TTGAAGTTCGCCCGCGTCGTCGGCCGCGTCTTCTGCACCTGCCAGTACCCGACGCTGGACGGCAAGAAACTGCTGCTCATCCAGCCGCGGGACTGGGAGACGGGGGCGGACAAGGGCGACCCGCTCGTCGCCTGCGAGTGCGTCGGGGCCGGCGCGAGCGAGGACGTCGTCTGGGTGGCCTCGCGCGAGGCCGCGGTGGCCTTCCCCGACCTGCCGCCCATCGACGCCGCCGTCGTCGGCATCGTCGAGGGCCGTCACGTGCGCGATTTCCGCAAAGAGGCGAGGCGCTGA
- a CDS encoding BMC domain-containing protein, with the protein MQANIAVGLLETSSIALGVEACDVMVKMASVDLVKTNIIGKGKQTILIQGPVGEVESSLRAGVETLGTSLVHQFIIRNVHQGVLDALEGRRAVQKLEALGVIETKDAVACVQAADAAAKAAKVHLIDVKLVVGGGKGYVTMTGEVAAVRTAVGAGISAVPKEMLVGHTVIAQADPQLLAQFGK; encoded by the coding sequence ATGCAAGCGAACATCGCCGTCGGACTCCTGGAGACCTCCTCCATCGCGCTGGGCGTCGAGGCCTGCGACGTCATGGTGAAGATGGCCTCCGTGGACCTGGTGAAGACGAACATCATCGGCAAAGGCAAGCAGACCATCCTCATCCAGGGCCCCGTCGGCGAGGTCGAGTCCTCGCTGCGCGCCGGCGTCGAGACCCTGGGGACGTCGCTCGTGCACCAGTTCATCATCCGCAACGTCCACCAGGGCGTGCTCGATGCGCTCGAGGGACGCCGCGCCGTCCAGAAGCTCGAGGCGCTCGGCGTCATCGAGACGAAGGACGCCGTGGCCTGCGTGCAGGCCGCCGACGCCGCCGCGAAGGCCGCGAAGGTCCACCTCATCGACGTGAAGCTCGTCGTCGGCGGGGGGAAGGGCTACGTCACGATGACCGGCGAGGTCGCCGCGGTGCGCACCGCCGTCGGCGCCGGGATCTCGGCCGTGCCGAAGGAGATGCTCGTCGGGCACACGGTCATCGCGCAGGCCGACCCCCAGCTCCTGGCGCAGTTCGGGAAGTAA